Proteins encoded together in one Magnetospirillum sp. 15-1 window:
- the tusB gene encoding sulfurtransferase complex subunit TusB: protein MSTLHTVNKSPFERSNLEACLGHAQPGDAVLLIEDAVIAALSGTAFEGKMADAARTMRLAVLGPDLAARGLDPARVVKGIQVVDYAGFVDLAAETKATNAWL from the coding sequence ATGAGCACTCTGCACACCGTCAACAAATCCCCCTTCGAGCGCTCCAATCTGGAGGCCTGCCTGGGCCACGCCCAGCCGGGCGACGCCGTCCTGCTAATCGAGGACGCGGTGATCGCCGCCCTTTCCGGCACCGCCTTCGAGGGCAAGATGGCGGACGCCGCCAGGACCATGCGGCTTGCCGTCCTGGGTCCCGATCTGGCGGCCCGGGGGCTGGACCCCGCCAGGGTGGTCAAGGGCATCCAAGTTGTCGATTACGCCGGATTCGTCGATCTGGCGGCCGAGACCAAGGCGACCAACGCCTGGCTTTAA
- a CDS encoding NAD(P)-binding protein, translating to MAAKTSAESTTEGRNYRRYKDGESKPRAWQEEIFKAGWSHKCPTYVLRTPPCSGSCPSGHDIRGWLDIVRGVEKPPAGMVWQEYAFRRMTEANPFPAVMGRVCPAPCESGCNRNMVEEHVGINSVEHHIGDWAIANKLSFPKPEHETGRHVAVVGGGPAGLSAAYQLRRQGHAVTIFEEKAELGGYVRYGIPGYRTPREVLDAEINRILDLGITVRAQCRIGTDITVSELEEKYDAIFWGIGTHAGRGLPIPGWKDTVNCVSGVAFLKAFNEGRLQHVPGRIIVVGGGDTSIDVASVARRLGHIDKVSEQDRADNVILGHVAHDVAATARREGANVTLTSLFAVEKMFAAQREIDDAKREGVDIRGGIMPLEVIKGPDGRATGLKLCQCTMDGMTPKPVEGTEFILDADLVVSAIGQSGDLADLPEMDNGKGFINADKAYRVPGKPKHFVGGDVVRPHLLTTAIGHGRVASAGIAEFLDRGDVGKRPKVDVHHFNLLAKLHESNLDPAPYDAGPTRGTYEAKFAVHNFENRAGAEIIPHDDLFLGHFTRTARHHRHEVHIDADKVIGNFDERLLTLTDQEVMDEAKRCMSCGLCFECDNCVVFCPQDAVSRVPKGQRTTGRYVETDYSKCIGCHICKDVCPTGYIQMGLGE from the coding sequence ATGGCCGCCAAGACCAGCGCCGAGAGCACCACCGAGGGACGGAACTATCGCCGCTACAAGGACGGCGAATCCAAGCCGCGCGCCTGGCAGGAGGAAATCTTCAAGGCCGGCTGGTCGCACAAATGTCCGACCTACGTGCTGCGCACGCCGCCCTGCTCGGGCTCGTGCCCTTCCGGCCACGACATCCGCGGCTGGCTGGACATCGTGCGCGGCGTGGAAAAGCCGCCGGCCGGCATGGTCTGGCAGGAATACGCCTTCCGCCGCATGACCGAGGCCAACCCCTTTCCCGCCGTGATGGGCCGCGTCTGCCCGGCGCCATGCGAAAGCGGCTGCAACCGCAACATGGTCGAGGAACACGTGGGCATCAATTCGGTCGAGCACCATATCGGTGACTGGGCCATCGCCAACAAGCTTTCCTTCCCTAAGCCGGAGCACGAGACCGGCCGCCACGTGGCGGTGGTGGGCGGCGGCCCGGCCGGGCTGTCGGCGGCCTATCAATTGCGCCGCCAGGGCCACGCCGTCACCATCTTCGAGGAAAAGGCCGAACTGGGCGGCTATGTCCGCTACGGCATTCCCGGCTACCGCACGCCGCGCGAGGTGCTGGACGCCGAGATCAACCGTATCCTCGACCTCGGCATCACGGTGCGCGCCCAGTGCCGCATCGGCACCGACATCACCGTGTCGGAACTGGAAGAGAAGTACGACGCCATCTTCTGGGGCATCGGCACCCATGCCGGGCGCGGCCTGCCCATTCCCGGCTGGAAGGATACCGTCAACTGCGTGTCGGGCGTCGCCTTCCTGAAAGCCTTCAACGAGGGCCGCCTGCAGCACGTGCCCGGCCGCATCATCGTGGTGGGCGGCGGCGACACCTCCATCGACGTGGCCTCGGTGGCACGGCGCCTGGGCCATATCGACAAGGTGTCCGAGCAGGACCGCGCCGACAACGTCATCCTCGGCCACGTGGCCCACGACGTGGCGGCCACGGCGCGGCGCGAGGGCGCCAACGTGACGCTTACCTCGCTGTTCGCGGTGGAGAAGATGTTCGCCGCCCAGCGCGAGATCGACGACGCCAAGCGCGAAGGCGTCGATATCCGGGGCGGCATCATGCCCCTGGAGGTGATCAAGGGCCCCGACGGCCGCGCCACCGGCCTCAAGCTTTGCCAGTGCACCATGGACGGCATGACGCCCAAGCCCGTCGAGGGTACCGAGTTCATCCTGGACGCCGATCTGGTGGTCTCGGCCATCGGCCAGAGCGGCGATCTCGCCGACCTGCCGGAAATGGACAACGGCAAGGGCTTCATCAATGCCGACAAGGCCTATCGCGTGCCGGGCAAGCCCAAGCACTTCGTGGGCGGCGACGTTGTCAGGCCGCATCTGCTGACCACCGCCATTGGCCACGGCCGCGTCGCCTCGGCCGGCATCGCCGAGTTCCTGGACAGGGGCGACGTGGGCAAGCGGCCCAAGGTCGACGTGCACCACTTCAACCTGCTGGCCAAGCTGCACGAAAGCAATCTGGACCCGGCGCCCTATGATGCCGGTCCGACGCGCGGCACCTACGAGGCCAAGTTCGCGGTGCACAATTTCGAGAACCGGGCGGGCGCCGAGATCATTCCCCACGACGATCTGTTCCTGGGTCACTTCACCCGCACGGCGCGGCACCACCGCCACGAGGTGCACATCGACGCCGACAAGGTGATCGGCAATTTCGACGAGCGCCTGCTGACGCTGACCGACCAGGAGGTGATGGACGAGGCCAAGCGCTGCATGTCCTGCGGCCTGTGCTTCGAATGCGACAATTGCGTGGTGTTCTGCCCGCAGGACGCGGTCAGCCGCGTCCCCAAGGGGCAGCGCACCACGGGGCGCTACGTGGAGACCGACTATTCCAAGTGCATCGGCTGCCACATCTGCAAGGACGTCTGCCCCACCGGCTACATCCAGATGGGGCTGGGGGAATGA
- a CDS encoding cytochrome c3 family protein — protein MKAPTPSLPQASWGRDGXPASLPRPWWGRVGLGAFAALLLTIFLVLPAFAADLPQWPKARGEACVEAPATMRRDHPDMLKHQRDDTLRLGIRGAKASLKECVACHAAGSAEGKAVPVNDPGQFCRSCHDYAAVKPDCFECHATTPKAPVKEAAR, from the coding sequence ATGAAAGCCCCCACCCCGTCCCTCCCCCAGGCGAGCTGGGGGAGGGACGGGGNGCCAGCCTCCCTCCCCCGCCCCTGGTGGGGGAGGGTCGGGCTGGGGGCTTTTGCCGCCCTCCTGCTGACCATATTCCTCGTCCTGCCGGCCTTCGCCGCCGATCTCCCCCAATGGCCCAAGGCCAGGGGAGAGGCCTGCGTCGAGGCTCCGGCCACCATGCGCCGCGACCACCCCGACATGCTGAAGCACCAGCGCGACGACACGCTGCGCCTCGGCATCCGGGGCGCCAAGGCGTCGCTGAAGGAATGCGTCGCCTGCCATGCCGCCGGTTCGGCCGAGGGCAAGGCGGTGCCGGTCAACGATCCCGGCCAGTTCTGCCGGTCCTGCCATGACTACGCGGCGGTGAAGCCCGATTGCTTCGAGTGCCACGCGACCACGCCCAAGGCTCCCGTCAAGGAGGCGGCGCGATGA
- a CDS encoding TauD/TfdA family dioxygenase, giving the protein MISGHFNLDDHAAYERWRDGKLSQAPVSVTDLVVEVGDIAALTSAEHDALSQRLRCSNMAVYAERPKSGRNHKAALKALAARLGLVSLDANALADDDGITPLAVHRDGTRARYIPYTERPITWHTDGYYNPPERTVRALLLHCAGKAAEGGANRLMDNELLYIRLRDEEPDLIRVLMASDAMTIPGNDEEGLARPATVGPVFSVDSDGSLHMRYTARSRNVVWSQAAAPAAEAVRRLLDGPSPHVFEHVLEPGQGLVSNNPLHTREPFRDDPACPRLLYRARYHQRIAGT; this is encoded by the coding sequence ATGATTTCAGGCCATTTCAATCTCGATGATCACGCCGCCTACGAGCGCTGGCGGGACGGAAAGCTGTCCCAGGCTCCGGTCAGCGTCACCGATCTGGTGGTCGAGGTGGGCGACATCGCCGCTCTGACGTCGGCCGAGCACGACGCCCTGTCCCAGCGTCTGCGGTGTTCCAACATGGCGGTCTATGCCGAGCGGCCGAAGTCCGGACGCAACCACAAGGCGGCGTTGAAGGCCCTGGCCGCCCGATTAGGACTCGTCTCACTGGATGCCAACGCGCTTGCCGACGACGACGGCATCACGCCGCTGGCCGTGCACCGCGACGGCACGCGGGCCCGCTACATCCCCTATACCGAGCGTCCCATCACCTGGCACACCGACGGCTACTACAACCCGCCGGAGCGCACGGTGCGCGCCCTGCTGCTCCACTGCGCCGGCAAGGCGGCGGAGGGCGGCGCCAACCGGCTGATGGACAATGAACTGCTTTATATTCGGCTCAGGGACGAGGAGCCGGACCTGATCCGGGTGCTGATGGCCTCCGACGCCATGACCATTCCCGGCAATGACGAGGAAGGTCTTGCCCGCCCGGCGACGGTGGGGCCGGTCTTCTCGGTCGACTCGGACGGCAGCCTGCACATGCGCTATACGGCGCGATCCCGCAACGTGGTGTGGTCCCAGGCCGCCGCTCCGGCCGCCGAGGCGGTCCGGCGACTGCTGGATGGGCCGTCCCCTCATGTCTTCGAGCATGTGCTGGAGCCAGGCCAGGGCCTGGTCTCCAACAACCCGCTGCATACCCGCGAACCGTTCCGCGACGATCCCGCCTGTCCGCGCCTGCTGTATCGGGCGCGCTATCACCAGCGGATCGCCGGAACCTGA
- a CDS encoding TusE/DsrC/DsvC family sulfur relay protein → MAYTSNGANIEADEEGYLININEWNEELAGQIAKDEGITMSPEHWEVVNFLRDYYSEYQIAPAVRVLTKAIAKKMGPDKGNNKYLYELFPYGPGKQACKIAGLPKPTGCV, encoded by the coding sequence ATGGCTTACACCAGCAATGGCGCCAACATCGAGGCCGATGAAGAGGGCTACCTCATCAACATCAACGAGTGGAACGAGGAACTGGCCGGGCAGATCGCCAAGGACGAAGGCATCACCATGAGCCCCGAGCACTGGGAAGTGGTCAACTTCCTGCGCGACTACTATTCCGAGTATCAGATCGCCCCGGCGGTGCGCGTGCTGACCAAGGCCATCGCCAAGAAGATGGGCCCCGACAAGGGCAACAACAAATACCTCTACGAGCTGTTCCCCTACGGCCCCGGCAAGCAGGCGTGCAAGATCGCCGGCCTGCCCAAGCCGACCGGCTGCGTCTGA
- the dsrB gene encoding dissimilatory-type sulfite reductase subunit beta: MSELRRPIESGVPDSKQFMHPALVRNYGKWAFHDRPRPGVLRHVSESGEAVFTVKAGTQRQLDVFTIRKLCDIADAFCDGHLRFTVRSSAEFMTTDEAKVEPLIKRLEAEGFPVGGTGNSVGFISHTQGWLHCDIPGTDASGVVKALMDELVHEFQSEEMPNRVKITTSCCQINCGGQGDIAINVQHTKPPVINHALVAGICERPTVIARCPVAAIRPALVDGKPSLEVDEKKCVCCGACYPPCPPMQINDPIHSKIAIWVGGKHSSTRTKPMFHKLVAAGLPNNAPRWPEVAEVVKKILTVYKHDARAWERMGEWIERIGWPRFFELTELPFTKYHVDNWRGGRANLNASAQLHF, encoded by the coding sequence ATGAGCGAACTTCGTCGTCCCATCGAAAGCGGCGTGCCGGATTCCAAGCAGTTCATGCATCCGGCCCTGGTCAGGAATTACGGCAAGTGGGCCTTCCACGACCGGCCGCGCCCCGGCGTGCTGCGCCACGTCTCGGAGTCCGGCGAGGCGGTGTTCACCGTCAAGGCCGGCACCCAGCGCCAGTTGGACGTCTTCACCATCCGCAAGCTGTGCGACATCGCCGATGCCTTCTGCGACGGCCATCTGCGCTTCACCGTGCGCTCGTCGGCGGAATTCATGACCACCGACGAAGCCAAGGTCGAGCCGCTGATCAAGCGGCTGGAGGCCGAGGGATTCCCGGTGGGCGGCACCGGCAATTCGGTGGGCTTCATCAGCCACACCCAGGGCTGGCTGCACTGCGACATCCCCGGCACCGACGCCTCGGGCGTGGTCAAGGCGCTGATGGACGAACTGGTCCATGAGTTCCAGTCCGAGGAGATGCCCAACCGCGTCAAGATCACCACGTCGTGCTGCCAGATCAATTGCGGCGGCCAGGGCGACATCGCCATCAACGTCCAGCACACCAAGCCGCCGGTGATCAATCATGCCCTGGTGGCCGGTATCTGCGAGCGCCCGACGGTCATCGCCCGCTGCCCGGTGGCGGCCATCCGCCCCGCCTTGGTGGACGGCAAGCCCAGCCTGGAAGTGGACGAGAAGAAGTGCGTGTGCTGCGGCGCCTGCTATCCGCCCTGCCCGCCCATGCAGATCAACGACCCCATCCATTCCAAGATCGCCATCTGGGTGGGCGGCAAGCATTCGTCGACCCGCACCAAGCCCATGTTCCACAAGCTGGTGGCGGCGGGCTTGCCCAACAACGCGCCGCGCTGGCCGGAAGTGGCCGAGGTCGTGAAGAAGATCCTCACGGTCTACAAGCACGACGCGCGGGCCTGGGAGCGCATGGGTGAGTGGATCGAACGCATCGGCTGGCCGCGCTTCTTCGAACTGACCGAACTGCCATTCACCAAATACCACGTGGACAACTGGCGCGGCGGCCGGGCCAATCTCAACGCCTCGGCACAGTTGCACTTCTAG
- a CDS encoding respiratory nitrate reductase subunit gamma — protein MTIFFAILFSVSTLVLVAGLAMKIAQYARTPAPLKIPTTPAPLTKGGVALRLGREALLFESLFRGNKLLWLFAMVFHLGLAVVLIRHVRYFETGVGPLVALVQPLAQPAGLAMMAGLALLLARRLVIERVRYVTGPSDILMLVLLLAIGATGLLMKCVVHTDIVAVKAFFTGLMALELRPLPGDPLLGLHLLLVSALMIVFPFSKLLHAPGLFFSPTRNQTDTPREVRHLAPWAARLEEK, from the coding sequence GTGACGATCTTTTTCGCTATCCTCTTCAGCGTCTCGACCCTGGTCCTGGTGGCCGGGCTGGCGATGAAGATCGCCCAATACGCCCGCACGCCGGCGCCGCTCAAGATTCCCACCACGCCCGCCCCGCTGACCAAGGGCGGCGTGGCGCTGCGCCTGGGCCGCGAGGCCTTGCTGTTCGAAAGCCTGTTTCGCGGCAACAAGCTGCTGTGGCTGTTTGCCATGGTCTTTCATCTGGGCCTCGCCGTGGTGCTGATCCGCCACGTCCGCTATTTCGAGACCGGCGTCGGGCCGCTGGTCGCCCTGGTGCAGCCCCTGGCCCAGCCGGCCGGTCTGGCCATGATGGCGGGCCTCGCCCTGCTGCTGGCGCGACGTCTCGTCATCGAGCGGGTCCGCTACGTCACCGGCCCCTCGGACATCCTGATGCTGGTGCTGCTGCTGGCCATCGGAGCCACCGGCCTGCTGATGAAATGCGTCGTCCATACCGACATCGTGGCGGTGAAGGCATTCTTCACCGGCCTGATGGCCCTCGAACTGCGTCCCTTGCCCGGTGATCCGCTGCTGGGGCTGCATCTGCTGCTGGTCTCGGCCCTGATGATCGTCTTTCCCTTCTCCAAGCTGCTGCATGCGCCGGGCCTGTTCTTCAGCCCGACCCGCAACCAGACCGACACTCCGCGCGAAGTGCGCCATCTGGCGCCCTGGGCGGCCCGCCTGGAGGAAAAGTGA
- the tusC gene encoding sulfurtransferase complex subunit TusC, whose protein sequence is MDDMESGIVKKFMFVNRKAPHGTVYALEVLEMVLISAAFDQDVHLAFLDDGVLQIKKGQSPAGIGVKNFSPTYRALDGYDIEKLYVEAESLAERGLTEDDLLVPVEVISRAEMGKLMADMDVVLTA, encoded by the coding sequence ATGGACGACATGGAAAGCGGCATCGTCAAGAAGTTCATGTTCGTCAACCGCAAGGCGCCCCACGGCACGGTCTATGCCCTGGAGGTGCTGGAAATGGTGCTGATCTCGGCGGCCTTCGACCAGGATGTGCATCTGGCCTTCCTGGACGACGGCGTGCTGCAGATCAAGAAGGGCCAGAGTCCGGCCGGCATCGGCGTCAAGAATTTCTCGCCCACCTATCGGGCTCTCGACGGCTACGACATCGAGAAGCTTTACGTGGAGGCGGAAAGCCTGGCCGAACGCGGCCTGACCGAGGACGACCTGCTGGTCCCCGTGGAAGTCATCAGCCGCGCCGAGATGGGCAAGCTGATGGCCGACATGGATGTGGTTCTGACGGCGTAA
- the dsrA gene encoding dissimilatory-type sulfite reductase subunit alpha, producing the protein MSKKMPPTPMLDQLESGPWPSFVTGLKRLAEVEGKAHAGIMKSLLGQLEHSYQTRKGYWKGGTVGVFGYGAGVIPRFSEVADQYPESSEFHTLRIMPAPGFFYDTKTLREMCDIWEEHGSGLIALHGQSGDIMFQGCRTEQVQAAWDKINEMGFDMGGAGAGVRTSASCVGPARCEQACFDTLEAHRTIINDFVDDIHRPSLPYKLKFKFSGCANDCANATQRADVAILGTWKDDMQVDQTEVQAKVRQLGRKEFINQVIRMCPTQALGLNDDDTLDVDNKSCVRCMHCINVCTKALKPGKERGICILVGGKRTLKIGDLMGTVVMPFMKLETEEDYEKLLELAHNMLDFFADNALEHERTGEMIERIGLVNYLEALGLPLDVNMINQPRTNSYIRTDGWEEEARKWAERKNNAAE; encoded by the coding sequence ATGTCGAAGAAGATGCCGCCCACCCCAATGCTCGACCAGCTGGAAAGCGGTCCGTGGCCCAGCTTCGTGACCGGCCTGAAGCGCCTGGCCGAGGTCGAGGGCAAGGCCCATGCCGGCATCATGAAAAGCCTGCTTGGCCAGCTGGAACACAGCTACCAGACCCGCAAGGGCTATTGGAAGGGCGGCACGGTCGGCGTGTTCGGCTATGGCGCCGGCGTCATCCCGCGCTTTTCCGAGGTGGCCGACCAGTACCCGGAAAGCTCGGAATTCCACACGCTGCGCATCATGCCGGCGCCGGGCTTCTTCTACGACACCAAGACGCTGCGCGAGATGTGCGACATCTGGGAGGAGCACGGCTCGGGCCTGATCGCCCTGCACGGCCAATCGGGCGACATCATGTTCCAGGGCTGCCGCACCGAGCAGGTCCAGGCCGCCTGGGACAAGATCAACGAGATGGGCTTCGACATGGGCGGCGCCGGCGCCGGCGTGCGCACCTCGGCGTCCTGCGTCGGCCCGGCGCGCTGCGAGCAGGCCTGCTTCGACACCCTGGAAGCCCACCGGACGATCATCAACGACTTCGTCGACGACATTCACCGGCCCAGCCTGCCCTACAAGCTGAAGTTCAAGTTCTCGGGCTGCGCCAACGACTGCGCCAACGCCACCCAGCGCGCCGACGTGGCCATCCTGGGGACCTGGAAGGACGACATGCAGGTCGACCAGACCGAGGTACAGGCCAAGGTCAGGCAACTGGGCCGCAAGGAATTCATCAACCAGGTGATCCGCATGTGCCCGACCCAGGCGCTGGGTTTGAACGACGACGACACGCTGGACGTGGACAACAAGTCCTGCGTGCGCTGCATGCACTGCATCAACGTCTGTACCAAGGCGCTGAAGCCCGGCAAGGAGCGCGGCATCTGCATCCTGGTGGGCGGCAAGCGCACGCTCAAGATCGGCGATCTGATGGGCACCGTGGTGATGCCCTTCATGAAACTGGAGACCGAGGAGGATTATGAGAAGCTGCTCGAGCTGGCCCACAACATGCTCGACTTCTTCGCCGACAACGCGCTGGAGCACGAGCGCACCGGCGAGATGATCGAACGCATCGGGCTGGTCAATTATCTCGAGGCCCTGGGCCTGCCGCTCGACGTCAACATGATCAACCAGCCGCGCACCAATTCCTACATCCGCACCGACGGATGGGAAGAGGAGGCCCGCAAGTGGGCCGAGCGCAAAAATAACGCCGCCGAGTAG
- a CDS encoding CbiX/SirB N-terminal domain-containing protein codes for MTLSSSALVLVGHGSGNYPDAARPILALAESIRARKLFAQVAAVFMKQDPPLSAALSLVTAPTVYVVPVFAGRGYYTGTLIPREIGLTGQVTERGGRRVIYTEPAGTHPRLPGLLACRADGVARSCGWEPKETSLLLIAHGSARPGGAGETPRAITTALGALTHFAEVELVFLEQEPFARDWPGMVQGKHVVALPLLVAQGMHAGRDIPPLFGLTQGETGPVQCQGRRVALATGLGAEPELEEIILDLVRGSP; via the coding sequence GGCCCTGGCGGAGTCCATCCGGGCCCGCAAGCTGTTCGCCCAGGTGGCGGCGGTGTTCATGAAGCAGGACCCGCCGCTGTCGGCGGCCCTGTCGCTGGTCACCGCCCCGACCGTCTATGTGGTTCCGGTCTTCGCCGGACGCGGCTATTACACCGGCACCCTGATTCCGCGTGAAATAGGACTGACCGGTCAGGTAACGGAACGCGGCGGCCGCCGGGTGATCTATACAGAGCCGGCCGGCACCCATCCCCGCCTGCCCGGCCTGCTGGCCTGCCGCGCCGACGGCGTGGCGCGCTCCTGCGGCTGGGAGCCGAAGGAAACCAGTCTGCTGCTCATCGCCCACGGCTCGGCCCGGCCGGGCGGCGCCGGCGAAACGCCCCGGGCCATCACCACCGCCTTGGGCGCCTTGACACATTTCGCCGAGGTGGAACTGGTCTTCCTGGAGCAGGAACCCTTCGCCCGCGACTGGCCGGGCATGGTCCAGGGCAAGCATGTGGTCGCCCTGCCCCTGCTGGTCGCCCAGGGCATGCACGCCGGCCGCGACATCCCGCCGCTGTTCGGCCTGACCCAGGGCGAGACCGGTCCGGTCCAGTGCCAGGGCCGCCGGGTGGCGCTGGCCACCGGCCTGGGCGCCGAGCCGGAACTGGAAGAGATCATCCTCGATCTGGTCAGGGGCTCGCCTTAG
- the tusD gene encoding sulfurtransferase complex subunit TusD, protein MKFAVLVNEGPYNHQAADSAFQFCKAAVDKGHEIFRVFFYYDGVNNATKLGEPPSDDRNVTRNWQKLAEDHKVDLVVCVAAGLRRGITEGNLAAGFRISGLGQLIEAGIHADRLVTFGD, encoded by the coding sequence ATGAAATTCGCCGTTCTGGTCAACGAAGGTCCCTACAACCATCAGGCCGCCGACAGCGCCTTCCAGTTCTGCAAGGCGGCCGTGGACAAGGGCCACGAAATCTTCCGGGTGTTCTTCTATTACGACGGCGTCAACAACGCCACCAAACTGGGCGAGCCGCCCAGCGACGACCGCAACGTGACCAGGAACTGGCAGAAGCTGGCCGAGGATCACAAGGTCGATCTGGTGGTCTGCGTCGCCGCCGGCCTGCGTCGCGGCATCACCGAGGGCAATCTTGCCGCCGGCTTCCGCATCTCGGGCCTGGGCCAACTGATCGAGGCCGGCATCCACGCCGACCGTCTCGTGACTTTTGGGGATTGA
- the dsrK gene encoding sulfate reduction electron transfer complex DsrMKJOP subunit DsrK encodes MAAAPFDIPALGDPAEHPVPALKVGAMAASKPYVAAEAHQQPLGFPGELTEGWEKRAVGHMGSLLSKYRSLQVFMDTCVKCGACTDKCHYFLGTGDPKNMPVARADLFRSVYRRYFTPAGKIAPGLVGARDMTKEVLDEWFNYFHQCSQCRRCSVFCPQGIDTAEISMAARDIMDSIGQGQKYCNEIIGKVHRIGNNLGLPAPALLDTLEGLEEDILDETGVAVKLPVDVQGAEVLLVTPSADFFAEPHVLGLIGYAKVFHAAGVSWTLSTKASEAGNFGMFIGNYEQMRKISLRIRDAARELGVKRIIFGECGHAWRVAYSFLNTLAGPWDFLDPRYPVPQHILEFTSDLIARKGIKLDKSGNDGMVLTVHDSCNVARGARMGDRPGGQFTIPREVIKAAVPTFVDMHPDTICDKTFCCGGGGGLLTDELIELRVKGASPRMEALKDVVDKQGVTHMAAMCAICKAQFTKILPYYDFDREMVVSVHQLVSNAIVLGDND; translated from the coding sequence ATGGCCGCCGCCCCCTTCGACATTCCCGCCCTGGGCGATCCCGCCGAGCATCCCGTTCCGGCGCTCAAGGTCGGTGCCATGGCCGCCTCCAAGCCCTACGTGGCCGCCGAGGCGCACCAGCAGCCCCTGGGCTTTCCCGGCGAGCTGACCGAGGGCTGGGAAAAGCGCGCCGTCGGGCACATGGGCAGCCTGCTGTCCAAGTACCGCTCGCTCCAGGTGTTCATGGATACCTGCGTCAAGTGCGGCGCCTGCACCGACAAGTGCCACTATTTCCTGGGCACCGGCGACCCCAAGAACATGCCGGTGGCCCGCGCCGATCTGTTCCGCAGCGTCTATCGCCGCTACTTCACCCCGGCCGGCAAGATCGCGCCGGGTCTGGTGGGGGCGCGCGACATGACCAAGGAGGTGCTGGACGAGTGGTTCAACTACTTCCACCAGTGCTCGCAATGCCGCCGCTGCTCGGTGTTCTGCCCCCAGGGCATCGACACCGCCGAGATTTCCATGGCGGCGCGCGACATCATGGATTCCATCGGCCAGGGCCAGAAATACTGCAACGAGATCATCGGCAAGGTCCACAGGATCGGCAACAACCTGGGCCTGCCCGCCCCCGCCTTGCTCGACACCCTGGAGGGGCTGGAGGAGGACATCCTCGACGAGACCGGCGTCGCGGTGAAGCTGCCCGTCGACGTCCAGGGCGCCGAGGTGCTGCTGGTCACGCCCTCGGCCGACTTCTTCGCCGAGCCGCACGTGCTGGGCCTGATCGGCTATGCCAAGGTGTTCCACGCCGCCGGCGTGTCGTGGACCCTGTCCACCAAGGCGTCGGAAGCCGGCAATTTCGGCATGTTCATCGGCAATTACGAGCAGATGAGGAAAATTTCGCTCCGCATCCGCGACGCGGCGCGGGAACTGGGCGTCAAACGCATCATCTTCGGCGAGTGCGGCCATGCCTGGCGCGTCGCCTATTCCTTCCTCAACACCCTGGCCGGGCCTTGGGATTTCCTCGACCCGCGCTATCCGGTGCCCCAGCACATCTTGGAATTCACCTCCGACCTGATCGCCAGGAAGGGCATCAAGCTCGACAAGTCGGGCAATGACGGCATGGTGCTGACCGTCCACGATTCCTGTAACGTGGCGCGCGGCGCCCGCATGGGCGACCGGCCGGGCGGCCAGTTCACCATCCCGCGCGAGGTGATCAAGGCGGCCGTGCCCACCTTCGTCGACATGCATCCCGACACCATCTGCGACAAGACCTTCTGTTGCGGCGGCGGCGGCGGCCTGCTGACCGACGAGCTGATCGAGCTGCGCGTCAAGGGCGCCAGCCCGCGCATGGAGGCACTCAAGGACGTGGTGGACAAGCAAGGGGTCACCCACATGGCCGCCATGTGCGCCATCTGCAAGGCCCAGTTCACCAAGATCCTGCCCTATTACGACTTTGACCGGGAAATGGTGGTCTCCGTTCACCAACTGGTGAGCAACGCCATCGTGCTCGGCGACAACGACTGA